The proteins below are encoded in one region of Solenopsis invicta isolate M01_SB chromosome 8, UNIL_Sinv_3.0, whole genome shotgun sequence:
- the LOC105201501 gene encoding putative acyl-CoA-binding protein isoform X2, which yields MSLDERFNNAAIAVKELAEQPEDEDLLELYALYKQSIIGDCNTERPGMLDFKGKAKWDAWNNKKSMGQETAKEQYIAKVEELIASIGKK from the exons ATGTCGCTGGACGAA agATTTAATAATGCAGCCATAGCGGTAAAGGAATTGGCTGAGCAGCCAGAAGATGAGGATTTATTAGAGTTGTACGCATTGTACAAGCAATCCATCATTGGTGACTGTAACACTG agagaCCGGGTATGTTGGATTTCAAGGGAAAAGCGAAATGGGATGCTTGGAACAATAAAAAGAGCATGGGACAAGAAACGGCGAAAGAGCAATACATCGCTAAAGTGGAGGAATTAATCGCGTCGATCGGAAAGAAGtag
- the LOC105207192 gene encoding uncharacterized protein LOC105207192 isoform X3, with the protein MCKRIYNNAVAAELTWWGVPDVKFPFYNTVLCQAIYQAVGSNRYYLKPTREEFQKEVVASLKVAKQRLRNARERHAGIQGRRRNLQAAADALYDENVSNHEDENISNHEDDGNQSEDNGEHITDAENENNSDEHSDEL; encoded by the exons ATGTGTAAAAGAATCTATAATAATGCAGTAGCAGCGGAACTGACATGGTGGGGTGTTCCTGATGTTAAATTCCCATTTTACAATACGGTTTTATGTCAAGCGATTTAcc aAGCCGTAGGATCGAATCGGTACTACCTTAAACCAACCAGGGAAGAATTTCAAAAAGAAGTTGTGGCATCTTTAAAAGTTGCAAAACAACGTTTACGAAATGCCAGAGAAAGACATGCTGGAATTCAAGGAAGGCGAAGAAACTTGCAGGCTGCTGCAGATGCATTGTATGACGAAAACGTTAGCAATCACGAGGACGAAAACATTAGCAATCACGAAGATGATGGAAATCAAAGCGAAGATAACGGCGAGCACATTACAGACGCGGAAAATGAAAACAATAGCGACGAGCACTCtgatgaattataa
- the LOC105201501 gene encoding acyl-CoA-binding protein isoform X1: MKLVTFMSINFFLTRFNNAAIAVKELAEQPEDEDLLELYALYKQSIIGDCNTERPGMLDFKGKAKWDAWNNKKSMGQETAKEQYIAKVEELIASIGKK, translated from the exons ATGAAATTAGTGACGTTTATgtcgattaatttttttcttacg agATTTAATAATGCAGCCATAGCGGTAAAGGAATTGGCTGAGCAGCCAGAAGATGAGGATTTATTAGAGTTGTACGCATTGTACAAGCAATCCATCATTGGTGACTGTAACACTG agagaCCGGGTATGTTGGATTTCAAGGGAAAAGCGAAATGGGATGCTTGGAACAATAAAAAGAGCATGGGACAAGAAACGGCGAAAGAGCAATACATCGCTAAAGTGGAGGAATTAATCGCGTCGATCGGAAAGAAGtag
- the LOC105207192 gene encoding myb-like protein D isoform X2 produces the protein MSQSTRFSKRSLKKPPRYRTTSSEEEVRAKKNKRINEETAKNKILSVMQNIRTTFQNVSNNTEENTVCNFAQTMHPKTVNNFHSVNANNTNILSRQFSINRNSSQRKILQESNIITENIRQPAVQLNNIQNLRNDNRQLLNNVQPRRQQSFQNITFDNPSEDSNHIQEVENTVSVEPLQEKNNAPLLRQRNDVQIEILRDIQQKIQGINRRLDSLEEKIDGNIINAMPMKPRILPFSSIDAI, from the exons ATGTCGca ATCCACACGATTTTCAAAAAGGTCTTTGAAAAAGCCACCTCGATATAGAACTACTTCGAGTGAAGAGGAAGTAAGAGCTAAAAAGAATAAGCGTATTAATGAAGAAACAGcgaagaacaaaattttatctgTTATGCAGAATATCCGTACTACGtttcaaaatgtttcaaataatacTGAAGAAAACACAGTATGCAATTTTGCACAAACTATGCACCCAAAAACTGTTAATAACTTTCATTCAGTTAATgcgaataatacaaatattttgtcaCGACAATTCAGCATTAATAGAAATAGTTCTCAACGTAAAATCCTTCAAGAATCAAACATTATAACAGAAAACATTAGACAACCAGCTGTTCagctaaataatattcaaaatttaagaaatgataATAGACAGCTCTTAAACAATGTACAACCACGTCGTCAGcaatcttttcaaaatattacattcgaCAATCCATCAGAAGACTCAAATCATATACAAGAGGTGGAAAATACAGTATCAGTTGAGCCACTTCAAGAGAAAAACAATGCACCATTACTGAGACAAAGAAATGATGTACAAATTGAAATACTTCGCGACATACAGCAGAAAATACA agGAATAAATAGGCGATTGGATTCGCTAGAAGAAAAAATCGATGGCAATATTATAAATGCAATGCCCATGAAACCGCGAATCCTCCCATTTTCAAGTATAGATGCGATATAA
- the LOC105207192 gene encoding uncharacterized protein LOC105207192 isoform X1: MVKDVVFEYMHMYCLGVMKKLIVTWIRGDYTKNAKLSGIQIKIISNRLKILSKHCPREFARRVESLNDYDQFKATYWRQIMLYIGIVCFKEVVQDYIYDHFLLFHTSMLILVSSVCNTNRNLVFSEIAIEKFVLLCENIYGLTFLSYNIHGILHLVEDVLRFGPLDSYSAFPCENSMLVFRKMCRKPHLSLQQIAARHAEKEQCKKKFIVQNNCIKVWKKHEEGPLPFADADSRIYDQYKFLKTPDMTIGVCARDDCCILSDSSICCVKNILHYENDYFIVVKKFQQVVDFFNIGIGSSCVGIYKCSELAYNYDIILLQDVKAKCFRMPYFTCLPSNELMHDKVVQDEFIVAVML; this comes from the coding sequence ATGGTTAAAGATGTTGTGTTTgaatatatgcatatgtattgCCTAggagttatgaaaaaattaatcgtgACATGGATACGTGGGGATTATACAAAAAACGCCAAATTATCGGGaatccaaattaaaattatttcaaatcggTTAAAGATTCTCTCAAAACACTGTCCACGAGAATTTGCACGCCGCGTTGAATCACTTAATGACTATGATCAATTTAAAGCCACTTATTGGCGtcaaattatgttatatattgGAATAGTATGCTTTAAAGAAGTTGTTCAGGATTACATATATgatcattttttacttttccatACATCCATGCTCATTCTTGTTTCATCGGTATGTAATACGAATAGAAATCTAGTTTTTTCTGAAATAGCAATCGAAAAATTTGTGTTACTCTGTGAAAACATTTATGGCTTaacttttttatcatataatatacACGGAATTCTCCATTTGGTCGAAGATGTACTCCGATTTGGCCCTTTAGACAGTTATTCAGCATTTCCATGCGAAAACAGCATGCttgttttcagaaaaatgtgtAGAAAACCACATCTTTCCTTGCAGCAAATTGCTGCAAGACATGCAGAGAAAGAGcaatgcaaaaagaaatttattgtccagaataattgtattaaagtgTGGAAAAAACACGAGGAAGGTCCATTACCTTTCGCTGACGCTGATTCTAGGATATAtgatcaatataaatttttgaaaactccGGATATGACAATTGGTGTTTGTGCACGCGATGATTGTTGCATTTTATCAGATTCAAGTATATgttgcgtaaaaaatattttgcattatgaaaatgattattttattgttgttaaaaaatttcagcAAGTAGtagattttttcaatattggcatTGGTTCATCTTGTGTCGGTATTTATAAATGCTCTGAATTAGcttataattatgatattatcTTATTACAAGATGtaaaagcaaaatgttttagAATGCCTTATTTTACTTGTCTCCCTAGTAATGAATTAATGCACGATAAAGTAGTACAAGATGAATTTATCGTTGCagtaatgttataa